From Methanobrevibacter ruminantium:
CTGTGACAAGAGACTAAAGGTACGGAATATTCGTTTCCTAAATCATTATCACTATCCCCTTTAGGAATTGGATTGTTGTGAGGACAGTTTTCAGGGTTTCCTAAGATTCTGCATATATTGTCTTCAACCTCTTCACTCATTACATGCTCAATCTGGTCTGCCAATTCTTCCATTTCTTCCATATCTGCTAAAAACAAGTCTGCTACAACCTTTTCCGCAATCCTATGTTTTCTAACCAATGACCTTCCCAAACGTTCACCACTTTCAGTTAAATTGACAAAACCATCTTCAATCTTGACATACTCCTTTTTAGCCAATAATTCAATATCATCCTTATTGAATTCATCAATGACCAATTTCTCTTCCTTTTCAAATTCTCTAACCCAGATATCACGCAAATAATGTTCAATTTCACTTTTTTCCATTTTAAACACCAAATTGTTAGAAACTATTTAATCATGCTTTTAATCTTTTTAAAACTGTCTTCTATAAACTTATAGGATTTGGATTCCGGTAGAATCTCATATCCGCAATTGGGACATTTTACTGTTTTGCAATTAATAGGGCATGAATCACAGCTGATCCCATCACACTTTTGAAATGTGAAACCGCAGAATTCACATTTGATTATTTGATCTTTCATCTTATTTTCATCCATTTCAAAACCCCATTAATTAAAAAAAACATTAAGAATATTAACTTAAAATTTATAAAACCACATGTAAGCTAGTTAAAATTAGGTTTACTATAAAACCCATTGTAAAAGCAAGAACTATGCTCATTACAGCAATCAAACCAGCTAACTTAACACCTCTTTCCTTAATCATAATCATCAATTGAGCTACACAAGGCAAGAACAAAGTCAATGTTACAGAAGCAACAAGCAATTGAACTCCTGTCAATTGATTCTGAATTGTCATAAGTCCTGCTGCACCAAAGTCTCTTCTAAAGAATCCGAGCACAAATGAGGAACTTGTTGAAGTTGGAAGACCAATTGCATTGACTACCGGGCTGATGCAAGAAATGATCCATTGGAATATTCCGCATAAGTCAAGAGCCCAAATGATTACACTGATCAATATGAATATTGGAATCAATTCCTTGATATACATTACAAGACGTGTCCAAGTCTTTTTAGCGATATGAGACAATTTAGGCCATCTTAAAGGAGGCAATTCCATAAAGAAGCTTGGCTGTGCACCTGGAACAAATCTTTTTGCAAGGAATCCTATGACAACAAAGTTGAATAGGATTACAGCAAACCAAATCCAAATGGCATTTTGATGTTGGGATAAGAGTGCCATAATAACCCCCAATTGTGCAGAACAAGGAATTGTAAGAGCCATAAGCATTGTAGCAATGTTTCTCTCCCTTCTTGTTTCCAGTGTTCTTGTAACCATTGTTGCCATACTTCCACAACCAACTGCAAGCACAAATGGAATAACACTTCTACCGCTCAAACCGATTTTCTTAAATCCGTTATCCACAAGCAGTGCAAGCCTTGGAAGGTATCCGCTGTCTTCAAGTATTGAAAATACAATAAAGAATAGGGATACAATCGGCAGGATAATACCGAATCCATAGGTTAAACCAAGTGTGACGATACCATATTCCCCAACAAAGAGGTTTTGAATCGGTACCCATGGAATGTATTTAACAACAACTGCAGTTACTGCGGGGTTAATGTACTGGCCGAAAATGGTGTTTTCCAAGAAATCAACAAGAATGCCTGCTCCAAGCACTCCAACTATCAGATAAAGTCCAAAGTAAAGCACACAGGCAAGTATGATAAGTCCATAAATCGGATGAATCATTATTCTGCTTAACTTTTCACCTAAACTATCCTTATCCTGAACATTTACATTATCAATAGTTGTATATTCTGATTTGATGTGTTTAGCATAATCAGCAAGCTTAAGCTTAGTCAAATACTTGACCGGTTGGTCAAATTTGTCCTTTTGAGCATCAATAACCTTTGATAATACTGCATAATCTTCTTTCTCTTTTACAAGGTCCTCGCTGTCTTCATCACCTTCAAGAAGAGAAACCGCCAAATATCTTTTAGAAACAGGGTAATTTCCCTTAATGTTATCCTTAATCTCAGAAATAGCTATTTCAATAGACTTTCCATAGTCTACATCAAGCAATGTTTTTGATTCGCTTACTATTTGATCTTCAATTGAATCATAGTTTACAATTGTATGCTTCAATTCATCCAATCCCCTGTTTTCTGCAGCTGCAGTCAAGACAACTGGAATTCCAAGGTCCTGTGACAATCTTTCAGCGTCGATGGTCGCTCCAATCTTTTCAAACTCATCCATCATGTTTAAAACTAAAATAACCTCTTTTCCTGCATCAATCAACTGCAAGGTAAGGTCAATTGACTTTTCAATGTTTTTAGCATCAACTACGTGAACCATCAAGTCAAATTGCTCATCCAAAACCAATAATTTAGCTACTCTTTCCTCTTCTGTGATTGTATTCAAGTCATAAAGTCCT
This genomic window contains:
- a CDS encoding metal-dependent transcriptional regulator; this encodes MEKSEIEHYLRDIWVREFEKEEKLVIDEFNKDDIELLAKKEYVKIEDGFVNLTESGERLGRSLVRKHRIAEKVVADLFLADMEEMEELADQIEHVMSEEVEDNICRILGNPENCPHNNPIPKGDSDNDLGNEYSVPLVSCHSGESGEVSHIKTEDARKLRKIMNLGLIPGSRICLIQKFPNYVFQLGNTQLAVDKELANEIFIKLDE
- the feoB gene encoding ferrous iron transport protein B, giving the protein MGKDTNSKIDLEDENSINNDKAYRKNVLLIGSPNVGKSLTFNKLTGMTAMVSNYPGTTVDIDEGNFTYENKTVHLTDPPGLYDLNTITEEERVAKLLVLDEQFDLMVHVVDAKNIEKSIDLTLQLIDAGKEVILVLNMMDEFEKIGATIDAERLSQDLGIPVVLTAAAENRGLDELKHTIVNYDSIEDQIVSESKTLLDVDYGKSIEIAISEIKDNIKGNYPVSKRYLAVSLLEGDEDSEDLVKEKEDYAVLSKVIDAQKDKFDQPVKYLTKLKLADYAKHIKSEYTTIDNVNVQDKDSLGEKLSRIMIHPIYGLIILACVLYFGLYLIVGVLGAGILVDFLENTIFGQYINPAVTAVVVKYIPWVPIQNLFVGEYGIVTLGLTYGFGIILPIVSLFFIVFSILEDSGYLPRLALLVDNGFKKIGLSGRSVIPFVLAVGCGSMATMVTRTLETRRERNIATMLMALTIPCSAQLGVIMALLSQHQNAIWIWFAVILFNFVVIGFLAKRFVPGAQPSFFMELPPLRWPKLSHIAKKTWTRLVMYIKELIPIFILISVIIWALDLCGIFQWIISCISPVVNAIGLPTSTSSSFVLGFFRRDFGAAGLMTIQNQLTGVQLLVASVTLTLFLPCVAQLMIMIKERGVKLAGLIAVMSIVLAFTMGFIVNLILTSLHVVL